In one Rhinopithecus roxellana isolate Shanxi Qingling chromosome 1, ASM756505v1, whole genome shotgun sequence genomic region, the following are encoded:
- the GPR37L1 gene encoding G-protein coupled receptor 37-like 1, with amino-acid sequence MRWLWPLAVSLAVILAVGLSRVSGGAPLHLGRHRAETQEQQNRSKRGTEDEEAKGVQQYVPEEWAEYPWPIHPAGLQPTKPLVATSPNPDKDGGTPGSGQELRGNLTAPGQRLQIQNPLYPVTESSYSAYAIMLLALVVFAVGIVGNLSVMCIVWHSYYLKSAWNSILASLALWDFLVLFFCLPIVIFNEITKQRLLGDVSCRAVPFMEVSSLGVTTFSLCALGIDRFHVATSTLPKVRPIERCQSILAKLAVIWVGSMTLAVPELLLWQLAQEPAPTMGTLDSCIMKPSASLPESLYSLVMTYQNARMWWYFGCYFCLPILFTVTCQLVTWRVRGPPGRKSECRASKHEQCESQLNSTVVGLTVVYAFCTLPENVCNIVVAYLSTELTRQTLDLLGLINQFSAFFKGAITPVLLLCICRPLGRAFLDCCCCCCCEECGGASEASAASGSDNKLKTEVSSSIYFHKPRESPPLLPLGTPC; translated from the exons ATGCGGTGGCTGTGGCCCCTGGCTGTCTCTCTTGCTGTGATTTTGGCTGTGGGGCTAAGCAGGGTCTCTGGGGGTGCCCCCCTGCACCTGGGAAGGCACAGAGCCGAGACCCAGGAGCAGCAGAACCGATCCAAGAGGGGCACCGAGGATGAGGAGGCCAAGGGAGTGCAGCAGTATGTGCCTGAGGAGTGGGCGGAGTACCCCTGGCCCATTCACCCTGCTGGACTACAGCCCACCAAGCCCTTGGTGGCCACCAGCCCTAACCCCGACAAGGATGGGGGCACCCCAGGCAGCGGGCAGGAGCTGAGGGGTAATCTGACGGCAccggggcagaggctgcagatcCAGAACCCCCTGTATCCGGTGACCGAGAGCTCCTACAGTGCCTATGCTATCATGCTCCTGGCGCTGGTGGTGTTTGCGGTGGGCATCGTGGGCAACCTGTCAGTCATGTGCATCGTGTGGCACAGCTACTACCTGAAGAGCGCCTGGAACTCTATCCTTGCCAGCTTGGCCCTCTGGGATTTTCTGGTCCTCTTTTTCTGCCTCCCTATTGTCATCTTCAACGAGATCACCAAGCAGAGGCTACTGGGTGACGTTTCTTGTCGGGCTGTGCCCTTCATGGAG GTCTCCTCTCTGGGAGTCACCACTTTCAGCCTCTGTGCCCTGGGCATTGACCGCTTCCACGTGGCCACCAGCACCCTGCCCAAGGTGAGGCCCATCGAGCGGTGCCAATCTATCCTGGCCAAGCTGGCTGTCATCTGGGTGGGCTCCATGACGCTGGCCGTGCCTGAGCTCCTGCTGTGGCAGCTGGCACAGGAGCCTGCCCCCACCATGGGCACCCTGGACTCATGCATCATGAAACCCTCAGCCAGCCTGCCCGAGTCCCTGTACTCACTGGTGATGACCTACCAGAACGCCCGCATGTGGTGGTACTTTGGCTGCTACTTCTGCCTGCCCATCCTCTTCACGGTCACCTGCCAGCTGGTGACGTGGCGGGTGCGAGGCCCTCCGGGGAGGAAGTCGGAGTGCAGGGCCAGCAAGCATGAGCAGTGTGAGAGCCAGCTCAACAGCACCGTGGTGGGCCTGACCGTGGTCTACGCCTTCTGCACCCTCCCAGAGAATGTCTGCAACATTGTGGTGGCCTACCTGTCCACCGAGCTGACCCGCCAGACCCTGGACCTCCTGGGCCTCATCAACCAGTTCTCTGCCTTCTTCAAGGGCGCCATCACCCCGGTGCTGCTCCTATGCATCTGCAGGCCGCTGGGCCGGGCCTTCCTggactgctgctgctgctgctgctgtgaggAGTGTGGCGGGGCTTCGGAGGCCTCGGCCGCCAGTGGCTCGGACAACAAGCTCAAGACCGAGGTGTCCTCTTCCATCTACTTCCACAAGCCCAGGGAGTCACCCCCGCTCCTGCCCCTGGGCACACCTTGCTGA